The proteins below come from a single Triticum aestivum cultivar Chinese Spring chromosome 5D, IWGSC CS RefSeq v2.1, whole genome shotgun sequence genomic window:
- the LOC123126106 gene encoding mitochondrial metalloendopeptidase OMA1, whose protein sequence is MNCLLRNSRRLLLVCKQAGGVRRLASLLPPHANPVLRFSQLCRNPRTVAGVAALASGAAAMAALGRYDREVVPYTNRTHMVIRSPEAERQLWESRFTKDKKTWASKSQIVDPLHPDSVRVRRIADKIIRATYRTLPINSSHDGTKSPKPQTSHLKGCEWEVILVKDHYTSAMCAPGGKIVVYTGLLDRFTDAEIAFGIAHEIGHIVARHSSEIWYAKWFPLPLILPFFQRTEMEADHIGTLLLGAAGFHPYASLLFFRKAAMIERASWTPEDPIALHPSHKKRVERLYQPKIMEEAMKLYKEAPPDEGTSSQATGEGFSFRQTLGDACKLMSTRLRQVLTGR, encoded by the exons atGAACTGCCTATTACGGAActcgcgccgcctcctcctcgtctgtAAGCAGGCGGGCGGCGTCCGCCGACTGGCTTCGCTGCTGCCGCCCCATGCAAACCCGGTGCTCCGCTTCAGTCAGTTGTGCCGTAATCCGCGTACGGTCGCTGGGGTGGCGGCCCTCGCCTCAGGTGCCGCGGCGATGGCCGCCTTGGGCCGCTACGACCGCGAGGTTGTGCCTTACACGAACCGCACGCACATGGTCATCAGGTCTCCCGAGGCCGAACGCCAGCTCTGGGAGTCCCGTTTCACAAAGGACAAGAAAACCTGGGCTTCCAAATCACAAATCGTCGACCCGCTTCACCCGGACAGCGTTCGTGTACGCCGTATAGCCGATAAAATTATTCGCGCCACCTATCGCACTCTCCCTATTAACAGCAGCCACGATGGCACCAAGAGCCCGAAGCCACAGACAAGTCATCTTAAGGGGTGTGAGTGGGAGGTGATACTTGTCAAAGACCACTATACCAGTGCAATGTGCGCCCCTGGTGGCAAAATTGTAGTATATACTGGATTGCTCGACCGTTTTACGGATGCTGAGATTGCCTTTGGTATTGCGCATGAG ATTGGGCACATCGTTGCCAGGCACAGCTCGGAAATTTGGTACGCCAAGTGGTTTCCGTTACCCTTGATTTTGCCTTTCTTTCAAAG GACGGAGATGGAGGCAGATCACATTGGAACCCTTCTACTTGGAGCTGCTGGTTTCCATCCATACGCGTCCCTCTTGTTCTTCCGGAAGGCCGCAATGATTGAAAGAGCGTCCTGGACGCCAGAAGATCCCATCGCTCTTCATCCTTCACATAAGAAAAGGGTTGAGCGTTTGTATCAACCCAAAATCATGGAGGAGGCGATGAAGTTATATAAGGAAGCTCCGCCCGACGAAGGAACCAGCTCACAAGCCACTGGTGAAGGTTTTTCCTTTCGACAAACCCTGGGAGATGCATGCAAACTTATGTCGACAAGACTGAGACAAGTTCTTACGGGGCGATGA